AATGTGCCAAAAGGGGTGATAGCATCTGGGGTGCTTGGTTTTTCTTTAGCTTTTACTTTAGGCCAGTATTGAATGAGAAATCAAAGGCCAAGATTACAAGGGATGGTAATGGTCTTTCTGGGTTTGACAAATCTGATCTGCAGCTTGATGTCTTCATGGTTCAGCATGATATGGAGAATATGTATATGTGGGTTTTTAAGGAAAGGCCTGAGAATGCACTGGGTAAGATGCAACTTCGGAGCTATATGAATGGCCATTCTCGTCAAGGAGAGCGTCCTTTTCCATTTAGTGTTGACAAGGGTTTTGTACGATCTCATAGGATGCAACGAAAGCATTACAGGGGCCTCTCAAACCCCCAGTGTGTTCATGGTATCGAGGTTGTTCCATCCCCTAATCTTTTGGGTCTCGATGAAGATGAAAGAAAAAGGTGGGCCGAACTAACAGGGAGGGACATAAACTTCACTATCCCACATGAAGCAAGTGATTACGGTTCTTGGAGAAACCTTCCCAGCACTGAGTTTGAGCTTGAGAGACCACCCGCTATAATAAAGAACAATTCCCATTCCCAGTCAAAAAAATTGCTTAATGGGTCAGGATTGAATCTATCTACTCAGCCATCCAGCCATAGCAATGGGGATTCAATGGATCTATCACCTGTTAGTGGCAAGCGGAGGAAAGATTTCTTCTCACATGGAAATGAAGAGGACTGTTATCTGACAGTGAATCCTCCTGATCGAATTCCTGATCTGGAAACTCACCCGAATGAGCCTCACTGGTTGAATGAATTTAGTGGCGTATTAAGGCATGTCTATGGACCGGTAACAGCTGCAAAATCAATATACGAGGATGAAGAAGGTTACTTGATCATAATTAGCTTGCCGTTTGTTGACCTTCAAAGGGTGAAAGTTTCATGGCGCAATACTCTCACACATGGGATCATCAAAGTGTCTTGTGTGAGCACATCTCGAATGCCTTTCATCAAGAGGCTCGACAGGACTTTCAAGCTGACAGATCCTTCTTCGGAACACTGCCCTCCAGGAGAATTTATTAGGGAGATCCCTCTTTCAACCCGCATACCTGAAGACGCGAATATAGAAGCATACTATGATGGAACAGGGACAGTGCTAGAGATTCTAGTGCCAAAACTTCGCGAGGGGCCAGAAGAACATGAAGTCCGAGTTTGCCTACGGCCTCATTTTGCAGGCAATGATCTTATGTTGACTTGAGAGGCACAGCTAAGTTGTATGGGTGGTTGGTTAGTGATGGTGCTTCATTGTGTACTGACTTTTTTAGTAATCAAGACGTCAGAACAAGTGCCTCAAAACTTGTTTATGTTTCATTTTAGGTTCAGATATTGCTTTTGGTTGTTTGGTGATATTCATCTGCCAGGCCTTGATTACACAACCATCCTTTTGCTGCTGTATTCTCTTAAATGGTTGCTATTTAAGTTATTACTGGAGTTTCTCTATATTGGTGTTCGTTCCCCAATCTGTTTGTGGAAACATGCTTAGACGCAcctaaataaatgaaaatattcGTTCTTGTATATTCAATGGCTAATTTTGTAATTGAAAAGGGTCTCTAATTATTGATGAGAACTAGCATCTTCTCTTCCTTATGTGGTAGATTTTGCAGTTTCCTTGCACCCGGTCGTTCATGTTCATTTGTTCAGGTTTTTCTGTCTCTGTATTCTTGGAGAGGAACTTCCAAATCAAATGCAGCTAAAATAGATTAGAATGACGAATCACACAAAAACATGATCCTTTGCTCAGCCACAAAAACCCCATCCTAAGGGGCATCCTTGCTATGGGTCCAACGCATCTAACTTATCACATGCCGTGGCGTCTTTGCTGTTGGTTGGTCTCCGGTAGCCTAAGATGTCGGGCAACCTCTTTTAAGTATTATAATAACAACGGGAAATAGTGCTATAATAACCGATTAGAGAAAGGGTCCGGTATTTCTCAGACAGACGGCAACTTTTGTAATTGAATGGAGCAGGAATTTGATAGGTACTGGTGGAGGGTGATATGGGCTAGTTCATATACTTCAGGAGCCCATCAGGAGCTTGGGACTATAAAATTCCAAAGTGCCCATCCTGTGTTTTAGGGACCACCTGTCCACTTCTTCATTGGAGCCGATGTTTGTGAGGTTGAAATCCATAATTGGAGTTACAATAGTTGAAGGAACTGTTACATAGGTGATACTTTCTAGCTTTGACAAGAGGCTTAAGTTCTAGTTGTCATCTATTCGTGGAGTCTGAGTCAAATATTGTTGTCTTCTTTGCTTTAGAACCATAGATTACATAAAGTACCGCTGGTTAAGGTCAAGGTTGCATGCAAGAAAGACTTTGGGTGAATCTACAGGGTGTAAATGAGTCGAGTTTAATCGAGTAATTCACGAGCCTACTCGATCAaagttcgagctcgaactcgcaTTAATCGAGTTTGAGTTCGATCTACTTGACGGGTCGAAATCGAGGATAATACGTGAAATTTAAAAGCTCGTCGAATTTAATCGAACTCTATCAAGTTCCATACAAACACACGcacatataattttttatttattcatatgaaatgtttattttgtttcttatctaaaattatataaatttatatttattaaactcAATTAGGCTAAATTAACCTTGATGAGCATGAGTTCGAGCTCGATGAGTTCaagtccaaattttttttacttgaCTCGAGTTCAAATAGTACACTACTCGAGTTCAAGTAGTGCATCACCCCCGAGTTTGACTCAAATAGTACCAAGCTACCAATCAAGTGCGGAATCACAACCAATATTAACTGTGAAAAACTGATGCTTAATTGGTTACGGTATTACTTTTATCCCTAAGTCGACGcgattcttttttatttattttttgttaaattttcgATTGCTTTGTATCCCTTCATATGACAATAACACAGTTACGCAACATAGTATTTTATGATTCCTAAAGTTTTATAGATCCACAGGGATTGGAACAGACAGATAGATGCACTGAGGTACAGTGCAGCTACATAACTGGAGCATTCCTTTGAGTTGGGATGTATTATTGAGCCTTTTTATGTTAGTGGTGGGGAATGGGATTGTATTATTGAGTTGTTCTACTGATTTTGTTGTTGATCTTCAAGCTATAGATCATGGAGACACTAATCCAACTTTTATAAATATGGATTGACCTTTATTTCTCCTTGGGAAcacctagtatatatatattttttttaaaaaaaaaaggaaataaaagaggaaaaagatacAAGTAGTGAAATACGAACCACCAGCAGACACAATAGGACAAGATTTGCATACGTAGTTGAATTTTTGGTGGTCACAGAGAGTGTCTTTTGTGCACTTTATACACTCCAGAGATAATGTGAGATGATTCTGCTCATGCAATGGACCTTCAACTGAAAGTACATCTTCAACGGCAGTATTCCATTGGACTTGACGAGTGCTATTCCTTTTTCGGTGCCGAGACGAGTCCTCCTATTTGTGGTATGAGAAGTCTTaggtcaaaagaaaaaaaaaaaaccattggaAAATATCTTAGTTTTAGGGCTATCAATAAAAGATGCGTATTACTGAAAATCGGTGCAGTTCCAGAATAGGGTTGGTGGCAGTATTAGTAGTTACCAATCTTCTGATCTTGGGTTTTTTGAGACGAGGACTTGTGAACCCATGCGGCGTAGAACAGTAAGCATTTTCGGGATGACAATGGTGGAGTGCAGAGGCCAAGAGTACCAGCAACCAGCAACAAATAGGTTGGTGTTTGAATCAGAAAGAGCCCTCAACAATACAATACTGTATGGATGTTATTCTTGACGCAGCAATTTCCCTGCTTACCAACACCTTTGAGTTCTTAATCCTTATCCTTCCATCTCCATCCTCCTCCTCAAACTAAATTATACTCCTCTTATTTTTCACCACCACCATATTTAAATATACTTATTTATAAGTATTTATacatgtattataaatgcataaatgtatataaatataaaaatataaaaattaaaatttatacatttatataatattcatttataataatatacatatatacatttataaatatatttatattatgtattatacataatataaatatatttatatttatattatacataatataatacatttatatatattttatataaataaatatatttatttataaatatttataaatgtattataaatgtataaatgtatattgttataaaaatataaaaattaaaaataatcgaaaatatttttaaaaatacatctaaaaataatccataaaacatctacagtaaaagattttcatatagtttttaaaaaacaatcccaaaaacaactaatccaaacggacttgtatttgaaaaatgaaatgctatagtattgtttttgaaaaacaaccctaAAAACAGCTAATTCAAACTGGGTTCGCCGAACACCGTCCTTGcagttattattatttttctttgacaTCAATCACCTAAAGCCAAACAAATGGATCATTTCTCTTGACATATAGCTGTTCTGAAcacaaaagaagggaaaaagattGTACATATGAGAAATAGAAGCGTGCTAAACCATTTCGGCTTAATAGTTATCACCagatatatatgtgtgtgtatatatatatatacacacacattatCATCAATGTATTATTTCTTTTACGTGAATGGGGATGGTTAGGTTTAAACCTATCACAGACAATAGAATAGCGTGCAGTTTATAAAAGAATTTTAATAATTAGTCacaagaaaagtttttcatatatattattacagtaaaatatttcaaaaacagctGATTCAAACGGAGAGCGGGACTAAATTTCGTTTCATCATCGCACAATTAGTTTAGTAATACCAGAGATTAAGAGAGGAGACTCTAGTCTTCCAATAGCTAGCTGGTAAAACACAAAGACCAGAACGCAATAATTCAAAAGTCGCACCTCAAAGTTTCCGTTTGTTACAGACGTACAAGTGTGCGGTTGATAAGACTGCATTGCATATGTGATTGAGTGAATGATCTTCCTTAATAATTTTTTCGTCAGGAGAAGGGCTGGTGGTTATCGAGGATTCCTTGCACAATTCAACGGGATTGTTTTGTCCCTACGTAATGGGAACAGAGAGTATGGTGGTGAAGGGCAATTTCCCCTTCCGTATTCTGTACTTTTTGTAAatcttttaagttttttttcccTCGGTTTTAAGACTCGGGTCAACGGTCAAATTTACGAACTGATGACTTTTGTTTCTCTTTAAGCTTAAAAGATTTTTCCAAGTTGAAGTGGAGAACCAAGTAGATCCAATAATAAAGGAAAGgacaaaattgtacaaaattgAAGTAGAAATACCAAAAGTGACtcaattaaaaaatttgaagaattatTTGGGTCATTtgtccaaaaaagaaaaaaaaaaaaggagaaaaagtggGGAACAGtgttttttattcttttcttttttaatttttcctattgtCTCTATTGTTTGGACCGGCAATTTCCACTATGTCTTTTAATTTGGATTTTGGTCAAAAACATTcagctaaaaaagaaaaagaaaaagaaaaaagaattttggaTGGATGAAGAGGGAAAAGAGACGTACTTCTAAGTGAGACACTTTTATTGCTCGGtttttttatttacaaaattttcttttcctgcCCCTCCAAAACCAATAACCTTACACAATTTGGAACTAATCATTGTACActatttcctttatttttattccATAACCGtccaaatgaaaaagaaaaagactaaATGACCAATCAAATCATTTGATGTTTGAATCAAACTTAGTTTAGTAAGAGATTATTTGATTTTAGTTCTTTAATCAGTAAAGCCAAAAACAAACAATATTAGTGTTTCTGTTTGCCAAAGTTCTTATTTCGATCCGAGTTTACTTCGATTCgtataaattttgattttttgtgtaaagaaatttataccattggacTGGACTTCCACTCAAATGCTCATTTGAGTTCCACACGAGCAAACAATTtaagtttaataaaataaacaaaacaaacttGAATACTGCACTGTTGGGTCGAGTAAGCTCGTGAGCACCCTTTAAAAAACAAACATTTACTATCTTTCTGTTGTTTGAAAAAATGACCAGTTTCatcatttatattttgtaaaaacattttttcgtttcttatttttaaaacaaaataaatttgtCATTGATATTTAAAAACTGAAGCTATTACATctataaattcaaatttcaatctAAATTTAATCACCCAACAAGCCGATTACGAAAATTCTGATGTATAATTGATAGATTATTtggttaactcaacttgatattcattggaaatttaatgaacccaaaaaggaaaaatcaaaaattataacataaaaaagaaggGTCAATTTTTTTTACATTGTCATTGTATACACTAACGAATCTGGTTATGTGCCACatcattttaatttaattttaaatacCAAACTTTGTATGTA
The Coffea arabica cultivar ET-39 chromosome 6c, Coffea Arabica ET-39 HiFi, whole genome shotgun sequence genome window above contains:
- the LOC140008252 gene encoding uncharacterized protein, whose amino-acid sequence is MVDSLLTSLSMENHHPSTLLSMDSSASSSHDELDLEMNRQVVLPRPPPDINLPLSTERNSPQSWNPEHCDILDVGLGSQMYETETFLTVPKVGRKCAKRGDSIWGAWFFFSFYFRPVLNEKSKAKITRDGNGLSGFDKSDLQLDVFMVQHDMENMYMWVFKERPENALGKMQLRSYMNGHSRQGERPFPFSVDKGFVRSHRMQRKHYRGLSNPQCVHGIEVVPSPNLLGLDEDERKRWAELTGRDINFTIPHEASDYGSWRNLPSTEFELERPPAIIKNNSHSQSKKLLNGSGLNLSTQPSSHSNGDSMDLSPVSGKRRKDFFSHGNEEDCYLTVNPPDRIPDLETHPNEPHWLNEFSGVLRHVYGPVTAAKSIYEDEEGYLIIISLPFVDLQRVKVSWRNTLTHGIIKVSCVSTSRMPFIKRLDRTFKLTDPSSEHCPPGEFIREIPLSTRIPEDANIEAYYDGTGTVLEILVPKLREGPEEHEVRVCLRPHFAGNDLMLT